The Thiothrix subterranea genome has a segment encoding these proteins:
- the bioH gene encoding pimeloyl-ACP methyl ester esterase BioH: protein MKLNIVEYSGQGKPLVLLHGWGMNSHVWQPLLPSLAQHAQVICIDLPGHGANSHLPLGTLAEAVAQLTPHIPADAIIMGWSLGGLIAQGLAHALPERIAALILIASTPKFVAENDWAHGVSPDLLALFGRSLQTDYLGTVKRFFALQFLSTKTDTRVVNALRDRIMEHPASITALEQGLTILQTADFSQAPVTQPALWMLGKLDKLIPASLAEALPEMGYQHIAVLDSAAHVPFVTHPELFMERVEAFLGGL, encoded by the coding sequence TTGAAGTTAAACATTGTTGAGTATTCGGGACAGGGCAAACCGTTAGTCCTGCTCCACGGCTGGGGGATGAACAGCCACGTCTGGCAACCCTTGTTGCCGAGCTTGGCGCAACATGCCCAAGTCATTTGCATCGACCTGCCGGGGCATGGCGCAAATAGCCATTTGCCGCTGGGAACATTGGCGGAAGCGGTGGCGCAACTTACCCCGCACATCCCCGCAGACGCCATTATTATGGGCTGGTCACTCGGCGGCTTAATCGCCCAAGGGTTGGCGCACGCTTTGCCTGAGCGGATTGCCGCGCTGATTTTGATTGCCAGCACGCCAAAATTCGTCGCAGAAAATGATTGGGCGCACGGTGTATCCCCCGACCTACTCGCGTTGTTCGGCAGAAGCCTGCAAACCGATTACCTTGGCACGGTGAAACGTTTTTTCGCGCTGCAATTCCTCAGCACCAAAACCGATACCCGCGTGGTGAATGCCTTGCGTGACCGTATTATGGAACACCCCGCCAGCATTACCGCGCTGGAACAGGGCTTAACCATTCTGCAAACTGCCGACTTTTCGCAAGCACCCGTGACTCAGCCTGCGCTGTGGATGTTGGGCAAGCTCGATAAGCTGATACCCGCGTCTCTCGCTGAGGCGCTGCCTGAAATGGGTTATCAGCACATCGCCGTGTTGGATAGTGCTGCGCATGTACCCTTCGTGACCCACCCTGAGCTTTTCATGGAACGTGTTGAGGCATTTCTAGGTGGGCTTTAA
- a CDS encoding type II toxin-antitoxin system VapB family antitoxin, with the protein MRTNIVLDDTLVMEAFRLTGLKTKRELILQALKEMVENRQRLDLRELRGIGGFRHDYDHKALRAGEGKP; encoded by the coding sequence ATGCGCACGAATATTGTTCTTGACGATACGCTAGTGATGGAGGCATTCCGTCTGACTGGCCTCAAAACTAAGCGGGAATTGATCCTGCAAGCCCTGAAAGAAATGGTAGAAAACCGCCAACGCCTAGATTTACGTGAACTGAGAGGCATTGGTGGCTTCCGGCATGATTACGACCACAAAGCATTACGTGCTGGCGAGGGTAAGCCCTGA
- a CDS encoding PIN domain-containing protein, whose amino-acid sequence MYLVDTSVWIDYISGKEGEHIQFLDTLLQNPLAVGLSDVIYMEILQGAESEHSFARFKRYFSGQRFYRLQQAEKSHSNSHFTTHCSISSA is encoded by the coding sequence ATGTATTTGGTCGATACCTCTGTGTGGATTGATTACATCAGTGGCAAAGAAGGCGAACATATCCAGTTTCTGGATACTCTGTTACAAAACCCCTTAGCCGTCGGTCTCAGCGATGTAATCTACATGGAAATTCTGCAAGGGGCTGAGAGTGAACACAGTTTTGCCCGTTTCAAGCGTTACTTCTCTGGGCAACGTTTTTACCGCCTGCAACAAGCTGAAAAAAGCCACAGCAATTCTCATTTTACCACCCACTGCTCAATCTCATCCGCTTGA
- a CDS encoding ISNCY family transposase, whose protein sequence is MSYPTVTAAVLTAPLTFAGIVEQLRDTFRAFPDCRKPGNNTRYTLEDAGLSAFSVFFMQCASFLEYQRRMVENQERSNAQTLFGVHAIPCDNQIRHLLDSVPPSAVAPAYRYLFNGLQQNGYLDTWRVHDYGYLLALDGTQHFSSSHIHCEQCLTKTHHNGTVTYSHQVLTPILTAPDKPQVIPLPPEFISRQDGQTKQDCEINAAKRWLAQWGADYIPLGITFLGDDLYCHQPFCQAVLNAGAQFIFNCKPTSHTTLYEELEGLEKIGTIRTHLVQRRRGKHSVTDTYRFATQMPLRDGDDALRVNWFSLTSVRDDGKCLYHNDFATSHPITSGKVVDLVKAGRCRWKIENENNNTLKTKGYHFEHNFGHGQQHLANLLAALVLLAYLVHTVIDLMDERFRTLLQKMGSRERLFDDINTFTTFLCFKSWTALLDFMRVGLERRHQADEIEQWVVK, encoded by the coding sequence ATGAGCTACCCAACCGTTACTGCTGCTGTGCTAACCGCACCGCTCACTTTTGCGGGTATCGTGGAGCAATTGCGCGATACATTCCGCGCCTTCCCCGACTGTCGCAAACCCGGCAATAATACCCGCTATACCTTGGAGGATGCGGGTTTGAGTGCCTTTTCGGTGTTTTTCATGCAGTGTGCGTCCTTTCTGGAATACCAGCGGCGCATGGTGGAGAACCAAGAGCGGAGTAATGCACAGACGTTGTTCGGTGTTCATGCCATCCCCTGCGACAATCAAATTCGCCATTTGCTGGATAGCGTGCCGCCATCAGCCGTTGCGCCTGCTTACCGTTATCTTTTCAATGGGTTGCAACAGAATGGTTATTTGGATACGTGGCGGGTGCATGACTACGGTTATTTGTTGGCACTGGATGGGACACAGCATTTTTCGTCATCCCACATCCACTGTGAGCAGTGTTTGACGAAGACGCATCACAACGGGACAGTCACCTACTCACACCAAGTGCTGACCCCGATTTTAACCGCACCCGATAAACCGCAGGTGATTCCGTTGCCGCCAGAATTCATCAGCCGCCAAGATGGGCAAACCAAGCAAGATTGTGAAATCAACGCGGCTAAACGCTGGCTGGCTCAGTGGGGCGCGGATTACATCCCGCTGGGCATCACGTTTCTGGGGGATGATTTGTATTGCCACCAGCCGTTTTGCCAAGCAGTCCTGAACGCTGGTGCACAGTTCATTTTCAACTGCAAACCCACGTCCCACACGACCTTATATGAAGAGTTGGAAGGGCTAGAGAAAATCGGCACGATACGCACCCATCTTGTACAGCGGCGGAGGGGAAAGCATTCTGTCACGGATACCTACCGTTTTGCGACGCAGATGCCCTTACGTGATGGGGACGATGCCCTGCGTGTCAACTGGTTCAGCCTCACGAGTGTGCGCGATGATGGTAAGTGTTTGTACCATAACGATTTTGCCACCTCTCACCCTATCACCTCCGGCAAGGTCGTCGATCTCGTCAAAGCTGGACGATGCCGCTGGAAGATTGAGAACGAAAACAACAATACCCTGAAAACCAAAGGCTACCACTTTGAACACAACTTCGGGCATGGGCAGCAACACCTCGCCAACTTGTTGGCTGCATTAGTGTTATTGGCTTATCTCGTCCATACCGTGATTGACTTGATGGATGAGCGTTTCCGAACCTTGCTTCAAAAAATGGGGTCACGCGAACGTTTGTTCGATGACATCAATACATTCACGACCTTTTTGTGCTTCAAAAGTTGGACGGCTCTGCTGGATTTTATGCGCGTCGGCTTAGAGCGGCGGCATCAAGCGGATGAGATTGAGCAGTGGGTGGTAAAATGA
- the plsY gene encoding glycerol-3-phosphate 1-O-acyltransferase PlsY: MVYLLIALAYLLGSISAAIITCKLMGLPDPRTVGSNNPGATNVLRHGGKKAAAITLLGDGLKGLIPVLIGKALGVDETGLILIGIAAFLGHLYPVFYSFKGGKGVATAIGVFLGVNLWGGIAFVATWLVMAKGFKISSLAALIATALSPIYFWVLSDGNGWLTLGVLFMAIMIFWRHESNIRNLLSGKEDKIQSKEGAEGVTNEE, encoded by the coding sequence ATGGTCTATTTGCTGATTGCGCTCGCTTACCTACTCGGTTCCATTTCTGCCGCCATCATCACTTGCAAGCTGATGGGGCTACCCGACCCGCGCACGGTGGGTTCCAATAACCCCGGCGCAACCAATGTCTTGCGCCACGGCGGTAAAAAAGCCGCTGCGATTACCTTGCTCGGTGATGGTTTAAAAGGCTTGATTCCGGTCTTAATCGGCAAAGCCTTGGGCGTGGATGAGACGGGGTTAATCTTGATCGGCATCGCCGCGTTTTTAGGGCATTTATACCCGGTATTCTACAGTTTCAAAGGCGGTAAAGGCGTTGCCACCGCTATCGGCGTATTCCTTGGTGTGAATCTGTGGGGCGGCATTGCATTCGTGGCAACTTGGTTGGTCATGGCGAAAGGCTTCAAGATTTCCTCACTCGCCGCGCTGATTGCTACCGCACTCTCGCCCATTTACTTTTGGGTATTGAGTGACGGTAATGGCTGGCTGACCTTGGGCGTGTTATTCATGGCGATTATGATCTTCTGGCGGCACGAATCGAATATCCGCAACCTGCTGTCGGGCAAGGAAGACAAGATTCAATCCAAAGAAGGCGCGGAAGGGGTAACAAACGAAGAATAG
- a CDS encoding sigma-54-dependent transcriptional regulator, which yields MKERILIIDDEPIAVRNLAYALRKNGYEVTTRESGTGGLEALQTQTFELILTDLRMERVDGMAILKRALETDPDMAVVLITAHGTLDSAVEAMKAGAFHYVAKPFRLDEVRSIVANALQLVQLKRENRRLRAQVSNGLHTHAGLVTQNPAMLRLLDTAQQVAATDTTLLINGQSGTGKELLARYLHQHSRRSQGAFVGVNCGALQEDLLANELFGHEKGAYTGAGEARAGLIEAANGGTLFLDEIGEMSLAMQVKLLRVVQEREVQRLGAQTAVPVDVRLITATHRDLRTEVAAGRFRQDLYFRLDVVGLHLPCLVERRDDIPLLAFFFLRKHALRMGREVENIAPAAMSVLLGYHYPGNVRELENLIERGVALARGNELTLAELPAALAAQAIHALPEAPTELPSLVQREEEYIRYVLEHCDGNRTKAAQILGIDRVSLWRKLKKYGLVDGEE from the coding sequence GTGAAAGAACGCATTTTAATCATCGACGACGAACCCATTGCAGTACGCAATCTGGCGTATGCCTTGCGCAAAAACGGTTACGAAGTGACCACCCGCGAAAGCGGCACAGGCGGTTTGGAAGCCTTGCAAACCCAAACGTTCGAGCTGATTCTGACCGATTTGCGCATGGAGCGGGTGGATGGCATGGCGATTCTTAAACGTGCGCTGGAAACCGACCCTGACATGGCAGTGGTGTTAATTACCGCACACGGCACGCTGGATTCGGCGGTGGAAGCGATGAAAGCGGGCGCGTTTCACTACGTTGCCAAACCGTTCCGTTTGGATGAAGTGCGTAGCATTGTGGCAAACGCGCTGCAACTGGTGCAGCTCAAGCGCGAAAACCGCCGCTTGCGGGCGCAGGTGAGTAACGGTTTGCATACCCATGCCGGATTGGTGACGCAAAATCCCGCGATGTTGCGCTTGCTCGATACGGCACAACAGGTGGCGGCAACCGATACTACCTTGCTGATCAACGGGCAAAGCGGCACGGGCAAGGAATTGCTGGCGCGTTACCTGCATCAGCACAGCCGTCGCAGCCAAGGCGCCTTCGTCGGGGTGAATTGCGGCGCATTGCAGGAAGATTTGCTGGCGAATGAATTGTTCGGGCATGAAAAAGGCGCGTATACCGGCGCGGGTGAAGCGCGGGCGGGTTTGATCGAAGCCGCTAACGGCGGCACGTTATTTCTGGATGAAATCGGCGAAATGTCGCTGGCAATGCAGGTGAAATTGCTGCGCGTGGTGCAGGAGCGCGAAGTGCAACGCTTGGGGGCGCAAACCGCCGTGCCAGTGGATGTGCGTTTGATTACTGCAACGCACCGCGATTTACGCACGGAAGTGGCAGCGGGGCGTTTCCGGCAGGATTTGTATTTCCGGCTGGACGTGGTGGGGCTGCATTTGCCGTGCTTGGTGGAACGGCGCGACGATATTCCCTTGCTGGCGTTCTTTTTCTTGCGCAAACACGCGCTGCGCATGGGGCGCGAGGTGGAAAATATTGCTCCGGCGGCCATGTCGGTGCTGTTGGGGTATCACTACCCCGGCAATGTACGCGAGCTGGAAAACCTGATTGAGCGCGGCGTGGCATTGGCACGTGGCAATGAATTGACGCTGGCAGAATTGCCTGCGGCTTTGGCGGCGCAAGCGATTCATGCTTTGCCGGAAGCCCCGACGGAATTGCCGTCGCTGGTACAGCGCGAAGAGGAATACATCCGCTACGTGCTGGAACATTGTGATGGCAACCGCACCAAGGCGGCGCAGATTCTGGGGATTGACCGCGTGTCGTTGTGGCGTAAGTTGAAAAAATACGGTTTGGTCGACGGTGAAGAGTAA
- a CDS encoding sensor histidine kinase — MISIHRKITFAFSSLAVLVVGVAALAFLDLLFLERQVEQGITITTLETAIQDMRREEKNLFLYQDVSAGQAADTFAATALQTLQTSPQTLAEVGNVMQISQLQTILQTYRQLLANHLQRLPADSTLESSIRAQGHLASQLAESLTLQERSLLNTAIADAKWAQVLGVGILSALLVLIAWLLDRSVITPMKRLMADLTPIAEGHFERLDVRARSTEMVSLREAFNRLLDELEARRRRLIQSEKLAALGVLVSGVAHELNNPLSNISSSSQLLLEELDSAEPDTLREWAHTIDSETERARRIVDALQDFGRRQEPHLETVNLADLLERTLLLLRGHLRTAGATVENHVPVDLTLPADTQRLQQVFINLLRNAAESGTNLTLHIRAQGCSLSGTPLPPNATVVGELGCQVRQRQPMIEISIEDNGAGIPAAVLPRVFEPFYTTRAPGQGMGLGLYIVQEIIQEHDGCIAIASQPGQGTRVVLRLPCGGHYP, encoded by the coding sequence ATGATCAGTATTCACCGTAAAATTACTTTCGCATTCTCCTCCCTCGCTGTCTTGGTGGTCGGGGTGGCTGCCTTGGCGTTTCTGGATTTGCTGTTTCTGGAACGTCAAGTTGAGCAGGGTATTACCATCACCACGTTGGAAACCGCGATACAGGACATGCGTCGTGAGGAAAAAAATCTGTTCCTCTACCAAGATGTGAGTGCGGGCCAGGCAGCGGATACCTTTGCGGCGACCGCCCTGCAAACCTTGCAGACTTCCCCGCAGACACTCGCAGAAGTGGGTAATGTCATGCAAATTTCGCAATTGCAGACGATTTTACAAACCTACCGCCAGTTATTAGCTAACCATTTGCAACGTTTGCCCGCTGATAGCACGCTGGAAAGCAGCATCCGTGCACAAGGCCATTTGGCTTCGCAATTGGCGGAATCACTCACCCTGCAAGAACGCAGCTTGTTAAACACTGCCATTGCGGATGCGAAATGGGCGCAAGTATTGGGGGTGGGAATTTTGTCCGCGCTACTGGTGCTGATTGCCTGGTTGCTGGATCGTTCGGTGATTACCCCGATGAAACGTCTGATGGCAGATTTAACCCCGATTGCGGAAGGGCATTTCGAGCGGCTGGATGTCCGCGCCCGCAGCACCGAAATGGTCAGTTTGCGCGAAGCCTTTAACCGTTTATTGGACGAACTTGAAGCCCGCCGCCGTCGCCTGATTCAGTCCGAAAAACTCGCAGCGTTGGGGGTGTTGGTCTCTGGTGTGGCGCATGAACTCAATAATCCGTTGTCCAATATTTCCTCGTCCAGCCAATTGTTGCTGGAAGAACTCGACAGTGCCGAGCCAGACACCTTGCGCGAATGGGCGCACACCATCGACAGCGAAACCGAACGCGCCCGCCGCATTGTTGATGCGCTACAAGATTTCGGGCGCAGGCAAGAGCCGCATCTGGAAACCGTCAACCTTGCCGACTTGCTGGAACGCACCCTGTTGTTATTGCGCGGGCATTTGCGCACAGCCGGAGCGACGGTCGAAAACCATGTGCCGGTAGATTTAACCTTGCCCGCTGATACGCAACGTTTGCAGCAAGTGTTCATCAACCTGTTGCGCAATGCGGCGGAAAGCGGCACGAATTTGACGCTGCATATTCGCGCTCAGGGGTGCAGCTTGTCGGGTACGCCGTTACCACCGAATGCCACGGTGGTAGGGGAACTTGGTTGTCAGGTGCGCCAACGCCAACCCATGATCGAAATCAGCATTGAAGACAATGGCGCGGGGATTCCGGCGGCAGTATTGCCACGGGTGTTTGAGCCGTTTTACACCACTCGCGCTCCCGGTCAGGGCATGGGGCTGGGGCTGTATATTGTGCAGGAAATTATTCAGGAACATGACGGTTGCATCGCTATTGCCAGCCAGCCGGGGCAAGGCACGCGGGTGGTGCTACGCTTGCCATGTGGAGGACATTATCCGTGA
- a CDS encoding carbonic anhydrase, which translates to MPNKQSNLSGAEALARLQEGNQRFANNVRSLDTLLSHTQRASLTEGQNPFAIILGCSDSRVPAELVFDQGFGSLFVIRVAGNIVAPSQIGSVEFAATQYNTRLVVVLGHTQCGAVHATIEELRHNLKSPSHNQRSIVERIAPAVATLMETPLRDDPEALMKHAVRANIRAATSHLRHGSEILENLIANEGLLVVSAEYSLETGKVEFFDVP; encoded by the coding sequence ATGCCAAATAAACAAAGCAACTTGAGCGGGGCGGAAGCACTCGCCCGTTTACAAGAAGGTAATCAACGTTTTGCCAACAATGTACGCAGTCTGGATACTTTATTGAGCCATACGCAACGCGCCAGCCTGACCGAGGGGCAAAACCCGTTTGCGATTATTCTGGGCTGTTCGGATTCGCGGGTTCCGGCGGAATTGGTATTCGACCAAGGTTTCGGCTCGCTGTTTGTGATTCGGGTCGCGGGGAATATTGTCGCGCCTTCACAAATAGGCAGCGTGGAATTCGCCGCCACCCAATACAACACGCGGCTGGTGGTGGTGCTAGGGCATACGCAATGTGGGGCAGTTCATGCCACCATCGAGGAATTGCGCCACAACCTGAAAAGCCCGTCCCACAATCAGCGTTCTATCGTGGAACGTATTGCCCCCGCCGTTGCCACCTTAATGGAAACGCCGTTGCGCGATGATCCCGAAGCCCTGATGAAACACGCAGTACGTGCCAATATTCGTGCTGCCACCAGTCATTTGCGCCACGGTTCGGAGATTCTGGAAAACCTGATTGCGAATGAAGGTTTGCTGGTGGTGAGCGCGGAATATTCGTTGGAGACAGGGAAAGTCGAGTTTTTTGACGTGCCGTAA
- a CDS encoding SulP family inorganic anion transporter, with product MSVQALPSYWTWLMPFLNWLPKINGRDLRADFIAGLTGAVVVLPQGVAFATIAGMPPQYGLYAGMIPAIVAALFGSSRHLVSGPTTAASVVLFSALSIHAVPGSPDYVTLALTLTFMVGVFELVLGLARMGALVNFISHAVVVGFTAGAAILIAAKQLKYFFGVDMDNGGNLTELLFRFTQHLDGINAYAVLIAVVTLLSGIATKRWLKRVPYMVVAILVGSLLSVGLNAWLGTDITHIATVGALPDSFPPLSAPVLTLENIKMLAPAALAVTLFALTEAVSIGRAMAARGGYNINGNQEFIGQGLSNLAGSFFSGYVSTGSFNRTGVNYESGAKTPMAAVFAGLLLIFVVVLVAPYAAYLPKAAMAGVLFLVAWGLIDWHEIREIISFSKRETVVLAVTFFSALFLDLEFAIFLGVMLSLVLYLEKVSKPRILTRTPDKNLPNHAFSTNPDLPQCQQLRFVGVEGSLFFGSVNHMEEKFGKIRAEHPQQKHLAVICEGINFADLQGSHALYKEAKQRQADGGNLYLINVKEGLWDALEACECFDKEGSRNVFQSKSAAIHAIYQKLDKSLCEGCTARLFKECSSTAAHTKP from the coding sequence ATGAGCGTTCAAGCACTTCCTTCTTACTGGACATGGCTAATGCCATTCCTCAACTGGTTGCCTAAAATCAATGGGCGTGACCTGCGGGCTGATTTCATTGCCGGTTTAACTGGGGCTGTCGTGGTGCTGCCGCAAGGCGTGGCCTTCGCCACCATCGCGGGGATGCCGCCGCAATACGGTTTATACGCAGGCATGATTCCCGCGATTGTTGCCGCGCTGTTTGGTTCGTCACGGCATTTGGTGTCAGGGCCGACCACGGCGGCTTCGGTGGTGTTGTTTTCGGCACTTTCCATCCACGCTGTGCCGGGTAGCCCGGATTATGTCACTCTGGCCTTGACCCTGACGTTCATGGTGGGGGTGTTTGAACTGGTGCTGGGACTAGCGCGAATGGGTGCGTTGGTGAATTTCATTTCGCACGCCGTCGTGGTCGGCTTCACTGCTGGGGCAGCTATTTTGATTGCAGCCAAGCAATTGAAGTATTTTTTCGGGGTGGACATGGATAACGGCGGGAATTTGACCGAACTATTATTCCGTTTTACCCAGCATCTCGACGGCATTAACGCCTATGCGGTATTGATTGCTGTCGTCACCTTACTCAGTGGCATAGCGACTAAACGCTGGTTGAAACGCGTGCCTTACATGGTGGTGGCTATTCTCGTTGGTAGCTTGCTCAGTGTCGGCTTAAATGCGTGGTTGGGCACAGATATTACGCATATCGCGACGGTTGGTGCATTGCCGGATTCTTTCCCGCCGCTGTCCGCGCCCGTGTTGACGCTGGAAAATATTAAAATGCTGGCTCCTGCTGCCTTGGCAGTCACGCTGTTTGCCTTGACCGAAGCGGTGTCTATTGGGCGGGCAATGGCGGCACGCGGTGGCTATAACATCAACGGCAATCAGGAATTTATTGGGCAAGGCTTGTCCAATCTGGCGGGGTCATTTTTCTCAGGCTACGTTTCGACCGGCTCGTTTAACCGCACAGGTGTCAACTACGAATCCGGTGCGAAAACCCCGATGGCGGCAGTATTTGCAGGATTATTGCTGATATTCGTGGTAGTGCTGGTTGCGCCTTACGCTGCGTATTTGCCCAAAGCAGCGATGGCGGGCGTGTTGTTCTTAGTCGCGTGGGGCTTGATCGACTGGCATGAAATCCGCGAGATTATCAGCTTCTCGAAACGCGAAACGGTGGTGTTAGCTGTCACGTTCTTTAGTGCGCTGTTCCTTGATTTGGAATTTGCGATTTTCCTCGGCGTGATGCTGTCCTTGGTGTTGTATCTGGAAAAAGTCTCCAAGCCGCGCATCCTGACCCGCACGCCCGACAAGAATTTGCCTAACCATGCCTTTTCCACTAACCCGGATTTACCCCAATGCCAGCAATTGCGCTTCGTGGGTGTTGAAGGCTCGCTATTCTTCGGCTCGGTAAATCACATGGAGGAAAAGTTCGGTAAAATCCGCGCAGAACACCCGCAGCAAAAACACCTTGCGGTGATTTGCGAAGGCATCAACTTTGCCGATTTGCAGGGCAGCCACGCACTGTACAAAGAAGCCAAACAACGGCAAGCAGATGGCGGCAATTTGTACCTGATCAATGTCAAGGAAGGTTTGTGGGATGCGTTAGAAGCCTGCGAATGTTTCGACAAGGAAGGTTCACGCAATGTGTTCCAGTCCAAGTCAGCCGCGATCCACGCGATTTACCAAAAGCTGGATAAAAGCCTGTGTGAAGGTTGTACCGCACGTTTGTTCAAAGAATGTTCGAGTACGGCTGCACACACCAAGCCATAA
- a CDS encoding SulP family inorganic anion transporter codes for MKQFFLPFLAWLGLVNRESLKADFFAGLTGAVVVLPQGVAFAAIAGLPPEYGLYTAMVTPIIAGLFGSSLHLVSGPTTAISLVVFSTISRYAEPGSAQFIQMVLTLTFLAGVYQLVFGLMRLGMLVNFVSHTVVIGFTAGAAILIATSQIKYVTGIPIPKGESFLHTWVDVGVGIGSTNFYILMIAAFTMLSALMLKRYLPKMPHLLFGMVMGSLASIAIGGAAHGLTYVGEIKGQLPPLSLPDFSFASLKQLASGAFAVALLGLIEAVSIARSIATKSQQRLDGNQEFVGQGLSNIAGSFFSSYAGSGSFTRSGINYSAGARTPLSAVFAAILLAIIVLLVAPLAAYLPVAAMGGIIMLVAYNLIDFHHIKHILHSSKTETSILATTFFATLFMELEFAIYMGVLLSLIIFLMRTSMPNIVDLAPNPAEPRHKFAEVTEYGLKECPQLKLVRVDMSIYFGSLDKVQRELACIAERQHIKHVLIVGESINFIDLAGAEMLIQEAKRLKSLGGGLYLQGAKNKVYDFMDRIDFVEDFGAGNVFSSKEAALQSLTKRLDHSICATCDKRIFRECAKLPGAKTV; via the coding sequence ATGAAACAATTTTTCCTCCCCTTTCTCGCTTGGCTGGGCTTAGTCAACCGCGAATCACTGAAAGCTGATTTCTTTGCGGGCTTAACCGGCGCAGTCGTGGTGCTGCCACAAGGCGTGGCGTTTGCGGCGATTGCAGGCTTGCCGCCGGAATACGGTTTGTACACGGCAATGGTCACGCCGATTATTGCGGGCTTGTTTGGCTCATCCTTGCATCTGGTATCCGGCCCCACCACTGCGATTTCTTTGGTGGTATTTTCCACCATCAGCCGTTATGCCGAGCCGGGGTCGGCGCAATTTATCCAAATGGTGCTAACGCTGACCTTCCTCGCCGGGGTTTACCAGTTGGTGTTCGGCTTGATGCGCTTGGGCATGTTGGTGAACTTTGTATCGCATACCGTGGTGATCGGTTTTACGGCTGGGGCAGCGATTTTGATTGCCACCAGCCAAATCAAATACGTGACGGGCATCCCCATTCCCAAAGGCGAATCGTTCCTGCATACGTGGGTGGATGTGGGGGTCGGTATCGGCTCAACCAATTTCTATATTTTGATGATTGCCGCTTTCACCATGCTGTCAGCGTTAATGCTGAAACGTTATCTGCCCAAAATGCCGCACCTGTTATTTGGCATGGTCATGGGCAGTCTTGCCAGCATCGCCATTGGTGGTGCGGCACACGGTCTTACTTACGTGGGTGAAATCAAAGGGCAATTGCCACCCTTATCGCTACCTGATTTTTCTTTTGCCTCGTTGAAACAACTTGCGTCGGGCGCATTCGCGGTCGCCTTGCTGGGGCTGATTGAGGCGGTGTCGATTGCCCGCTCGATTGCCACCAAATCGCAGCAACGTCTCGATGGCAATCAGGAATTCGTTGGACAAGGTTTGTCGAATATTGCGGGCAGTTTTTTCTCCAGCTACGCAGGTTCTGGCTCATTTACCCGTTCCGGCATTAACTATTCTGCCGGGGCAAGAACCCCGTTGTCGGCGGTATTTGCAGCGATTTTGCTGGCAATCATCGTGTTGCTGGTTGCACCCTTAGCGGCGTATTTACCCGTCGCAGCAATGGGCGGCATCATTATGTTGGTAGCCTACAACCTGATCGACTTTCACCATATCAAGCACATTTTGCACAGCAGCAAAACCGAAACGTCGATCCTTGCCACCACGTTTTTCGCCACACTGTTCATGGAACTGGAATTCGCTATTTACATGGGTGTGTTGCTGTCGCTGATTATTTTCCTGATGCGCACGTCGATGCCCAACATTGTGGATTTAGCCCCGAACCCTGCCGAACCCCGCCACAAGTTTGCCGAAGTCACCGAATACGGGCTGAAAGAATGCCCACAATTGAAATTGGTGCGGGTGGATATGTCGATCTACTTCGGTTCACTCGACAAAGTGCAACGCGAACTCGCTTGTATTGCCGAACGCCAACACATTAAGCATGTCCTGATCGTGGGGGAAAGCATCAACTTCATCGACCTTGCCGGGGCAGAAATGCTGATTCAAGAAGCCAAACGCCTCAAATCCCTTGGCGGCGGCTTGTATTTGCAAGGCGCGAAAAACAAAGTCTACGATTTTATGGATAGGATTGATTTTGTGGAAGATTTTGGCGCAGGCAATGTGTTTTCCAGCAAAGAAGCGGCTCTGCAATCCTTGACCAAACGCTTGGATCACAGCATTTGCGCAACCTGCGACAAACGCATTTTCCGCGAATGTGCGAAGTTACCGGGCGCGAAAACGGTTTAA